The Lycium ferocissimum isolate CSIRO_LF1 chromosome 1, AGI_CSIRO_Lferr_CH_V1, whole genome shotgun sequence genome includes a region encoding these proteins:
- the LOC132068846 gene encoding uncharacterized protein LOC132068846, giving the protein MVDYFGGTRSKVKRLELIDCFKNKCWGDNDEDAFKFAILFFINTYIFCGEPRKTNIPRVHFEVVEDGRYVDYPWGKEAFTELIRSISKKYSATTQYYRTHGMPLAMQVWLYECCSRVPSYLALKSGNSIPRMLNWRSIDSQPKYNILMEGIFRDGKQSRCTFANTIPTSSELESLQLPDVVVCRDTVDKNVLVDAHEGTQVTDMPVDEYDDFSTTPPPPPPF; this is encoded by the exons ATGGTTGATTATTTTGGTGGAACTAGGAGTAAAGTAAAAAGATTGGAGTTGATTGATTGCTTTAAGAATAAGTGTTGGGGAGATAATGATGAGGACGCTTTTAAGTTTgcaattttgttttttataaaCACATACATCTTTTGCGGTGAGCCTAGGAAAACGAATATACCAAGGGTTCATTTTGAAGTGGTTGAGGATGGAAGGTATGTAGATTATCCATGGGGCAAAGAAGCTTTTACCGAGTTGATTAGAAGCATCAGCAAGAAGTATTCTGCCACAACACAGTATTATAGGACCCATGGGATGCCACTGGCTATGCAAGTTTGGCTTTATGAGTGTTGTTCAAGAGTTCCATCGTATCTCGCTCTTAAATCCGGAAATTCCATTCCAAGAATGTTGAATTGGAGGTCCATTGACAGTCAGCCAAAATACAATATTTTGATGGAAGGCATTTTTAGAGACGGCAAACAGTCG AGATGTACATTTGCAAATACAATCCCTACTAGCAGTGAGTTGGAGAGCCTCCAATTGCCCGATGTTGTTGTCTGTCGAGATACAGTAGACAAAAATGTCTTAGTTGATGCCCATGAAGGTACCCAAGTCACAGATATGCCAgtggatgagtatgatgatttcAGTActactccccccccccccccacctttCTAA
- the LOC132068838 gene encoding uncharacterized protein LOC132068838 isoform X1 has protein sequence MLHEEVPDIVLTGENLRADTRKPSTEEINQADEGSFNSTEGMVAEMLIELPLEIRVPEAGAGIQAGDITDHSILETPPRFDDNITKSQWLIPDEMLPSQIGSSGFSVFHQTGHKGFVMPVMSADKGIQEAVINAEVVIAQPDVIPTRIVKPSKYFSSPYMTNYGSAEASVQDPTPSIFKKKHPFVEDPINGPRNTSLIQQYRNWLEQDLLLRHDKKKGKESRYKKNMQALDPDDINFGFNFGVVHVDDKNWFYLLSINDQSWNDEVLYFPFPFYSLILQCLSICFLKHISLYSFYVFLCISPYFYVFLHSNCIFLCNSF, from the exons ATGTTACATGAGGAAGTTCCGGATATTGTATTGACCGGCGAAAATTTAAGAGCAGACACACGTAAACCTTCAACTGAAGAGATTAATCAGGCGGATGAAGGATCTTTCAACTCAACAGAG ggaatgGTCGCAGAGATGCTCATTGAGTTGCCTTTAGAAATTCGTGTACCAGAAGCAGGTGCGGGAATACAAGCTGGGGACATCACTGATCATTCAATTTTAGAGACCCCACCCAGATTCGATGACAACATTACTAAGTCACAATGGTTGATCCCTGACGAAATGTTACCAAGCCAAATAGGTTCGTCAGGATTCTCTGTGTTTCATCAAACGGGTCACAAAGGATTTGTTATGCCAGTAATGTCCGCTGACAAAGGAATACAAGAGGCAGTGATTAATGCGGAAGTTGTAATTGCTCAACCAGATGTTATTCCAACTAGGATAGTCAAACCTAGTAAATACTTCAGTTCACCTTACATGACCAATTACGGCTCTGCAGAAGCTTCTGTTCAAGACCCCACACCttccatttttaaaaagaagcatCCTTTTGTTGAAGATCCAATTAATGGCCCGCGAAATACTTCCCTTATTCAACAATACCGGAATTGGCTCGAACAGGATCTGCTTCTAAGGCATGATAAAAA AAAGGGTAAGGAAAGCCGTTACAAAAAGAATATGCAAGCTTTGGATCCAGATGACATCAACTTTGGCTTCAATTTTGGTGTGGTACATGTTGATGACAAAAACTGGTTCTATCTCTTATCAATAAATGACCAGTCTTGGAATGACGAGGTGCTATATTTcccatttcctttttattccttaaTTTTACAGTGTCTATCTATCTGTTTTTTAAAGCATATTTCTCTATATTCCTTCTATGTATTTCTCTGTATTTCCCCGTATTTctatgtatttcttcattcaaACTGCATATTTCTCTGTAACAGTTTTTAG
- the LOC132068838 gene encoding uncharacterized protein LOC132068838 isoform X2, which translates to MLHEEVPDIVLTGENLRADTRKPSTEEINQADEGSFNSTEGMVAEMLIELPLEIRVPEAGAGIQAGDITDHSILETPPRFDDNITKSQWLIPDEMLPSQIGSSGFSVFHQTGHKGFVMPVMSADKGIQEAVINAEVVIAQPDVIPTRIVKPSKYFSSPYMTNYGSAEASVQDPTPSIFKKKHPFVEDPINGPRNTSLIQQYRNWLEQDLLLRHDKKVRKAVTKRICKLWIQMTSTLASILVWYMLMTKTGSISYQ; encoded by the exons ATGTTACATGAGGAAGTTCCGGATATTGTATTGACCGGCGAAAATTTAAGAGCAGACACACGTAAACCTTCAACTGAAGAGATTAATCAGGCGGATGAAGGATCTTTCAACTCAACAGAG ggaatgGTCGCAGAGATGCTCATTGAGTTGCCTTTAGAAATTCGTGTACCAGAAGCAGGTGCGGGAATACAAGCTGGGGACATCACTGATCATTCAATTTTAGAGACCCCACCCAGATTCGATGACAACATTACTAAGTCACAATGGTTGATCCCTGACGAAATGTTACCAAGCCAAATAGGTTCGTCAGGATTCTCTGTGTTTCATCAAACGGGTCACAAAGGATTTGTTATGCCAGTAATGTCCGCTGACAAAGGAATACAAGAGGCAGTGATTAATGCGGAAGTTGTAATTGCTCAACCAGATGTTATTCCAACTAGGATAGTCAAACCTAGTAAATACTTCAGTTCACCTTACATGACCAATTACGGCTCTGCAGAAGCTTCTGTTCAAGACCCCACACCttccatttttaaaaagaagcatCCTTTTGTTGAAGATCCAATTAATGGCCCGCGAAATACTTCCCTTATTCAACAATACCGGAATTGGCTCGAACAGGATCTGCTTCTAAGGCATGATAAAAA GGTAAGGAAAGCCGTTACAAAAAGAATATGCAAGCTTTGGATCCAGATGACATCAACTTTGGCTTCAATTTTGGTGTGGTACATGTTGATGACAAAAACTGGTTCTATCTCTTATCAATAA